The genomic window AAGTGCCTTTCCCTTGTATTCGTTTGACAACATTGGAATTTTCGAGCTCGGTCATCGCCCTAACGACAGTTGCCCTGCTTACCCCAAACTCATCCATAAGCTCGCGTTCGGTTGGTAGTCTGTCTCCAGGAGACAGTTCCTGCTCTTTTATCATCTGAGTAATCCGTTTAAACAGAACTCTGTACATCGGAACTTCGTTTTTCATACTAGTCCTCCTGATATCCGGTCGACAGGTTGACCGGTCCTATTGTCTCAAATATTTGTTTTGATTTCAAAATACCACTATCCGCAATGCGCAACGACCATCTATAATAATAGCCGATTAACAGTCTAAATCTCCGAGTTCCTTGAAAACAGAAGAAAAACCTGAGTCTCAATAAAGAAGAAGCGCACTTCTTGAACAGGAATTTGGGGGAACAGAAGATAATTTCTCTTTTGCTTCTTTGGTGACTGACTCACTTTTTTACATGCCATTAAAAAAGTTAGAGTGCACTATGCAGGAGTGCAGATA from Mesotoga infera includes these protein-coding regions:
- a CDS encoding GntR family transcriptional regulator, producing MKNEVPMYRVLFKRITQMIKEQELSPGDRLPTERELMDEFGVSRATVVRAMTELENSNVVKRIQGKGT